GCTGGTTTCCGGCTACTACGGTTTTCACAATGCGGGCGACGAGGCCATCCTCCACGCCCTGACGCGCGCCTTGCGCCGCGCGGTGCCGGGGGTGGAGATCACCGTCCTTTCGGCCGACCCGGAGCACACGGCGCGGACCGACGGGGTGGCGGCGGTGCCCCGCGGAGGAGGCGCAGCGGCGGCGGCGATGCGCCGTACCGACCTGTTTATCAGCGGCGGCGGGGGCCTCTTGCAGGATACGACCAGCCTGAAGAGCCTGGCGTACTATCTCGGCCTGATCGCCCTGGCCCGCGCGCTGCGGAAGAAGGTTTTCTTTTACGCGCAGGGGATCGGTCCCCTGCGCACGGCCGCCGGGCGGGCGCTGGTGCGCCTGGTGGCCGACCGGGCGACATTGATCACGGTCCGCGACCAGGATTCGCGGGAGGAACTGTGCGGCCTCGGTATCCGCCGGCCGCCGGTGATCGTCACCGCCGACCCGGTCCTGGGGCTGGTGCCGGAGCCGGACTGGACGGCCGCCGGGCGGGAGATCCTCGGGGGCCTTGGCCTTGGGGAAGGGCCGGTGGCCGGGATCTCGGTCCGCGCGTGGCCGGGACAGGACGGCTACCTGGAGACGATAGCGGGAGTCTGCGACCAATTGGCGGCCAATGGGTGGCGGGTCGTGTTGCTGCCTTTCCACCACCCGACCGACCTGGAAATGAGCCGCCGGGTGGCGGAACTCTGCCGGGCGCCGGCGGCCGTGGTTGAACAGAGGCTTGAATTCCGTGAACTCCTCGGGGTGACGGCGCACCTCGGCCTGGCGGTGGGGATGCGCCTGCATTTCCTCATTTTTGCTGCGGTCTGCGGGCTGGCGCCGGTGGGGCTGGTCTACGACCCGAAGGTGGGCCGCTTCCTGGACCGCCTCGGGCTGCCCCCGGAAGCGCGCGTGACGCGGCCCGAAC
The Thermoanaerobacterales bacterium genome window above contains:
- the csaB gene encoding polysaccharide pyruvyl transferase CsaB; its protein translation is LVSGYYGFHNAGDEAILHALTRALRRAVPGVEITVLSADPEHTARTDGVAAVPRGGGAAAAAMRRTDLFISGGGGLLQDTTSLKSLAYYLGLIALARALRKKVFFYAQGIGPLRTAAGRALVRLVADRATLITVRDQDSREELCGLGIRRPPVIVTADPVLGLVPEPDWTAAGREILGGLGLGEGPVAGISVRAWPGQDGYLETIAGVCDQLAANGWRVVLLPFHHPTDLEMSRRVAELCRAPAAVVEQRLEFRELLGVTAHLGLAVGMRLHFLIFAAVCGLAPVGLVYDPKVGRFLDRLGLPPEARVTRPEPQALARAVDLALANRDAWQNRVRERVPALAAEAERTAELVRDLL